From Euwallacea similis isolate ESF13 chromosome 11, ESF131.1, whole genome shotgun sequence, the proteins below share one genomic window:
- the LOC136412311 gene encoding uncharacterized protein, with amino-acid sequence MAGDDLKTKRGIIKAKITRFRKFLEDPANKDKHYQIRARLTGHELLWSEYGHIQDQIEVSIQAGDRDAIAKESDERDSFESDYYELVGLAEELIANTNNGNKSGQGINVAAQPNTQSNNVSMLKQLPQISLPKFNGDLSKWINFRDSFDSLVNSQTSLSKIDKFNYLNNALEGEAARAIQSLGISETNYDHAWKKLRDRYENSEELIQHHTRALFGLAPMAKNSYTDLRRLIDDAHNHLIALRSMGQAIGTWDSLLIHLIYKKVDDEARRSWNKRTLATLGKRTFDDFTSTLETHCKYLQTDFIEKRSIALNQREQASHRGGKGTNERAVLLTTTMNSCPECKGNHPIYMCKKFREREVQERIERIKELKLCFNCLRSDHQSKTCLAGTCKKCSRRHNTLLHVNKPNSELKDTSNEPTMTSERPNNSTVLTVQSSDNSSTHVILGTAIVQVHDHEGVIHECRALLDSGSQIHFITQELCNKLRLFKTSTDTTISGIHQATINLNYKALLKLQSRTTSFKTTITCLITPKITDNLPNSEINRRSIKIPSGIELADPLFDDSRPIDLLIGAGLFWDLLCVGQIKTGRDQPLLQKTKLGWIVTGSIPQQSQSLRDRAACHMITNAQLHQQVERFWAVEECTQRSGAPPLNPSDPCEQLFRSSTSQDSNGRFIVNLPFNDKKDQLGESYHVAVKRLMSMERKFKSNAALHVEYVKFMKEYEELGHMSRLSQTRVEEVSHAFYLPHHAVIKEQSTTTKLRVVFDGSAMSTSGLSLNDVQHAGYEVQDELFSILLRFRKHKYIVAADAKQMYRQIWVKEQDRAYQRILWRPNDTLPIEVFELNTVTYGTRPGAYLAKRCLRQIGEENKEVHPDACEVIINDFYVDDLLTGANSVDAAKKLSQGLTQLLRTRGFELRKWASNDARILKDISTDERVIEPNKDPKTLGLKWKTSTDELLITISPQEERKITKRSILSQIAQIFDPLGIIAPITVQGKIILQRIWQLQLEWDESLPQDLYTIWKEFQQGLIHLYSIQIPRRVLGDQTIRVELHGFSDASERAFGACIYLRSTDKEQKHTVRLLCAKSRVAPLKKMSIPRLELSAALLLAQLASKTTQALKTKIDDQYFWSDSMIALAWIKGQSNRWKNFVANRIGEIQRLTNNNWAHVTSENNPADLVSRGADPIQLSNSALWWHGPWWLSQDNTSWPCKDIQVEDDASEERHVVPMIALTNVIHPFNSFNKFSSWPRLVRVLAYCLRFIHTTRNKDKDIKSSALSTYEIQRAQRCIIKIAQQEWFSEELKRLKAVQPVAKSSRLSSLNPFIDNNGILRVGGRLQKAPIEFDHKHPIILPPNHRLTWLIIEYEHKRLLHAGYQAVISSLRTRYWPLSAKMMVRKIVKKCVTCIRLQGTTTQYVMGNLPSSRITPTRPFLISGVDYAGPLYLKERGRSRVTIKAYMCIFICFTTKAVHIELAHDLTTDAFLNCLRRFISRRGRCQRLYSDNGLNFVGARNQLNELGALLQSKDFRDKVGEYTTNEQIVWHLNPSYSPHFGGLWESAVKSTKFHLKRVVGETRLTYEETYTILTQIEACLNSRPLSPLSDDPNDLTPLTPAHFLIGESLTALPEANVSEIPINRLDRYQHLQYMVQHFWRRWQQEYLHQLQQRNKWTHGSPCQLKPGSMVIIKDDNSPPTRWRLGRITQLHMGTDSIARVVSLRTSDGIITRPVVKLIPLLIDPEDSSSKVTRSITAASSEQ; translated from the coding sequence ATGGCTGGTGACGATTTAAAGACCAAACGCGGAATAATCAAAGCGAAAATCACCcgttttagaaaattcttagAAGATCCCGCGAATAAAGACAAGCATTATCAAATACGCGCACGGTTAACAGGTCATGAGTTACTCTGGTCAGAATATGGACACATACAAGATCAAATAGAAGTATCAATTCAGGCGGGAGATAGAGATGCTATAGCAAAGGAATCGGACGAACGCGACAGTTTCGAATCCGATTATTATGAACTGGTTGGACTAGCGGAAGAGCTAATagcaaatacaaataatgGCAATAAATCGGGACAAGGAATCAATGTAGCCGCGCAGCCAAATACACAATCCAACAACGTGTCTATGTTAAAGCAATTACCACAAATATCATTGCCCAAATTCAATGGGGACTTATCGAAATGGATAAATTTCCGTGATTCATTTGATTCATTAGTCAATTCTCAGACGTCattgtcaaaaattgataaattcaatTACCTCAATAATGCACTTGAAGGTGAAGCTGCGCGTGCAATTCAGTCGTTAGGTATTTCAGAGACAAATTACGATCATGCGTGGAAGAAGCTTCGGGATAGGTACGAAAATTCCGAAGAATTAATTCAGCATCACACACGAGCCCTATTTGGACTTGCTCCCATGGCAAAAAACTCATATACGGATTTACGCCGTCTCATTGATGATGCACATAATCATCTAATCGCCTTAAGAAGTATGGGGCAAGCAATAGGCACATGGGATTCGTTGCTCATCCacttaatttacaaaaaggtgGACGATGAAGCCCGAAGGAGTTGGAATAAACGTACATTGGCTACCTTAGGCAAACGCACATTCGACGATTTTACTTCCACCCTAGAAACCCATTGCAAATATCTACAAACAGATTTCATCGAGAAGCGATCGATCGCACTGAATCAACGAGAGCAAGCCAGTCATAGAGGTGGAAAGGGGACAAACGAACGCGCTGTATTATTAACCACAACCATGAACTCATGCCCAGAATGTAAGGGGAACCACCCCATCTACATGTGTAAAAAATTCAGAGAGAGAGAAGTACAAGAACGAATTGAGCGCATTAAGGAGTTGAAGTTATGTTTCAACTGCCTGAGATCGGATCATCAAAGCAAAACATGCCTAGCGGGTACGTGTAAGAAATGCAGTCGCCGACACAATACCTTATTACACGTCAATAAGCCCAACAGTGAACTAAAGGACACATCAAATGAGCCTACCATGACATCTGAGAGACCTAATAACTCCACTGTTTTAACCGTTCAGTCATCGGACAACTCTTCAACACATGTGATCCTTGGTACTGCTATTGTACAAGTACATGATCACGAGGGAGTGATCCATGAATGCCGAGCATTATTGGACTCAGGATCACAGATCCATTTCATCACGCAAGAGCTATGCAACAAGTTAAGGTTGTTCAAAACAAGTACCGATACGACGATTTCCGGAATACATCAAGCGACAATCAATTTGAACTATAAGgcattattaaaactacaatcACGTACtacaagttttaaaacaacaatcaCTTGCCTAATCACCCCGAAAATAACGGACAACTTGCCTAATAGTGAGATAAACAGGAGAAGCATAAAGATACCATCTGGAATTGAGTTAGCTGATCCCTTATTTGACGACAGTCGACCCATTGACCTTCTCATAGGTGCTGGATTGTTTTGGGATTTGCTATGTGTTGGTCAAATAAAAACTGGCAGGGACCAACCCCTGTTACAAAAGACGAAACTAGGTTGGATTGTCACAGGAAGCATTCCACAGCAATCGCAATCGTTACGTGACAGGGCGGCATGTCATATGATAACAAACGCACAATTACACCAACAGGTAGAGAGATTCTGGGCAGTTGAGGAGTGTACGCAACGCAGTGGAGCCCCACCATTGAACCCTTCTGATCCATGCGAGCAGTTATTTAGATCTTCAACGTCTCAAGATTCAAATGGCAGATTTATTGTTAATCTTCCATTCAACGACAAGAAGGATCAATTAGGCGAATCATATCATGTAGCAGTAAAACGCTTGATGTCAATGGAAAGGAAATTCAAGTCTAATGCTGCTTTACATGTTGAATACGTCAAGTTCATGAAAGAATACGAAGAGCTTGGGCATATGTCGAGGTTATCGCAAACACGAGTGGAAGAGGTGAGCCATGCATTCTATCTTCCACATCATGCAGTCATCAAGGAACAAAGTACGACTACCAAACTTCGAGTCGTATTTGACGGTTCGGCAATGAGCACTTCCGGTCTGTCATTAAACGATGTCCAACATGCGGGATATGAGGTACAAGATGAACTATTTTCGATACTATTGCGATTCAGGAAACATAAATACATTGTTGCAGCCGATGCAAAACAAATGTATCGACAAATATGGGTGAAAGAGCAAGACAGAGCTTATCAACGAATTTTGTGGCGCCCCAATGACACACTACCCATAGAAGTATTTGAGTTGAATACAGTTACTTACGGCACGAGGCCTGGGGCATACTTGGCAAAACGATGTCTCAGACAAATTGGTGAAGAAAACAAGGAAGTACATCCTGATGCGTGTGAGGTCATCATCAATGACTTTTATGTAGATGACTTACTTACTGGCGCAAACAGCGTCGACGCTGCTAAGAAATTAAGCCAAGGATTAACGCAATTATTAAGAACAAGAGGATTTGAATTACGCAAATGGGCGTCTAATGATGCACGGATATTAAAGGATATATCAACAGATGAACGAGTGATAGAACCCAACAAGGATCCTAAAACTTTAGGATTGAAATGGAAAACGAGCACTGACGAATTATTGATCACAATAAGCCCGCAAGAAGAGAGGAAAATAACCAAAAGGTCAATATTATCACAAATCGCTCAGATATTTGACCCATTGGGGATTATTGCCCCAATCACCGTTCAAGGGAAGATTATTCTACAACGCATATGGCAATTGCAACTCGAGTGGGATGAATCCTTGCCCCAAGATCTATACACGATTTGGAAGGAGTTTCAGCAAGGACTTATACATCTATACAGCATTCAAATACCTCGCCGAGTGCTGGGCGACCAAACCATACGAGTAGAACTCCACGGTTTCAGCGATGCATCTGAAAGGGCATTTGGAGCATGTATCTACTTAAGATCGACGGATAAAGAACAGAAGCACACAGTCCGACTGCTTTGTGCGAAATCAAGAGTTGCGCCACTAAAGAAGATGTCCATACCTAGGTTGGAATTATCGGCGGCCTTATTACTAGCTCAATTGGCCAGTAAAACAACGCAagctttaaaaacaaagatCGATGATCAATATTTTTGGAGCGATTCGATGATTGCGTTAGCATGGATTAAGGGCCAATCAAATAGATGGAAGAACTTTGTAGCTAATCGTATTGGAGAAATACAACGATTAACTAACAACAATTGGGCACACGTCACTTCCGAAAACAATCCAGCCGATTTGGTCTCACGTGGTGCGGATCCGATACAGTTGTCCAATTCAGCATTGTGGTGGCATGGTCCTTGGTGGTTATCTCAAGATAATACATCATGGCCATGCAAGGATATACAAGTAGAAGACGACGCAAGTGAGGAAAGGCATGTGGTACCTATGATCGCTCTCACCAATGTGATTCATCCCTTCAATTCGTTTAACAAATTCTCATCATGGCCACGATTAGTTCGTGTGCTAGCATACTGTTTAAGGTTTATACACACAACGCGTAATAAGGACAAGGATATAAAATCGTCAGCATTGAGCACCTATGAAATACAACGGGCGCAAAGGTGCATCATTAAAATTGCTCAGCAGGAGTGGTTCAGTGAAGAGTTGAAACGTTTGAAGGCAGTTCAACCAGTGGCAAAATCCAGCCGACTATCATCGTTGAATCCCTTTATTGATAACAACGGTATACTCAGGGTTGGTGGCCGTCTTCAAAAGGCGCCCATCGAATTCGATCATAAGCATCCTATTATATTACCGCCAAATCATAGGTTGACATGGCTAATAATAGAATATGAGCACAAAAGGCTGTTGCATGCTGGTTATCAAGCAGTGATATCATCATTGCGCACAAGATATTGGCCATTGTCAGCTAAGATGATGGTAcgtaaaattgtgaaaaaatgcGTCACGTGCATTCGATTACAAGGCACCACTACCCAATATGTCATGGGCAATTTGCCGTCATCGCGCATTACCCCCACTCGTCCGTTTCTTATTAGCGGTGTAGATTATGCTGGACCCCTGTACTTAAAGGAAAGGGGTCGTAGTCGTGTCACTATCAAGGCATACATGtgcatttttatatgcttCACTACCAAAGCTGTGCACATCGAATTAGCACATGATCTTACGACAGACGCGTTCTTGAATTGCTTACGACGATTCATTTCGCGTCGGGGTCGTTGTCAAAGGTTATATTCAGACAACGGGTTAAACTTTGTAGGAGCTCGTAATCAGTTGAACGAATTAGGAGCCTTGTTACAGAGCAAGGATTTTCGCGATAAGGTAGGGGAATATACAACAAATGAACAGATCGTTTGGCACTTAAATCCGTCATATTCACCTCACTTTGGCGGATTGTGGGAAAGCGCAGTCAAGTCCactaaatttcatttgaaacgCGTGGTTGGTGAAACCAGGTTAACATATGAAGAAACATACACAATACTAACACAAATCGAGGCTTGCTTGAATTCCCGTCCATTATCACCCCTATCTGATGATCCAAATGATTTAACTCCTCTAACTCCCGCACACTTTCTCATTGGAGAATCCCTAACGGCCTTACCTGAAGCTAACGTTAGCGAAATACCGATCAATCGCTTGGACAGATATCAACACTTGCAATACAtggttcaacatttttggcgACGATGGCAGCAGGAATATCTTCATCAACTACAACAGCGCAACAAATGGACTCATGGCTCACCGTGCCAATTGAAACCAGGATCCATGGTCATTATTAAGGACGATAATTCACCTCCTACGCGATGGCGTTTGGGGAGAATAACTCAGCTGCATATGGGCACTGACAGCATAGCGCGAGTTGTGTCGCTAAGGACTTCGGATGGCATAATAACTAGACCGGTGGTAAAACTTATACCGCTACTCATCGACCCTGAAGACTCTTCCTCTAAGGTAACCCGATCAATAACCGCAGCATCAAGTGAGCAGTAA